Proteins found in one Brachypodium distachyon strain Bd21 chromosome 5, Brachypodium_distachyon_v3.0, whole genome shotgun sequence genomic segment:
- the LOC100824559 gene encoding uncharacterized protein LOC100824559, translating to MPATPAAGPGCAGLPAHAPVSSLSGVQGPSRRLGVSRPSWIVRTESNVRRERPKRPDPPCTICKGTGTVDCRNCFGRGRINHVNLFILPKGEWPQWCRICAGSGLDYCHRCHGTGEYREPMGFHFTVNRK from the exons ATGCCtgcgacgccggcggccggccccGGTTGCGCAGGGTTGCCGGCGCACGCTCCAGTGAGTTCACTCTCCGGAGTTCAAGGCCCCTCTCGGAGGCTAGGCGTTTCTAGGCCTTCATGGATCGTTCGCACCGAG TCAAATGTTAGGAGAGAAAGACCAAAACGACCTGATCCTCCATGCACCATCTGCAAAGGCACAGGGACAGTAGATTGCCGCAACTGTTTTGGTAGAG GAAGAATAAATCACGTCAATCTTTTCATACTCCCCAAGGGCGAATGGCCACAATG GTGCCGAATATGCGCGGGTAGCGGCCTAGATTACTGCCACCGGTGCCATGGAACAGGTGAATATCGAGAACCCATGGGCTTTCACTTCACTGTCAATAGGAAATGA
- the LOC100827554 gene encoding nuclear poly(A) polymerase 2 codes for MVSQATAPVLPFGSYRLGVHGRGSDIDALVVGPSYVDRDHDFFGVLGGVLSEMTDDAVTELQPVPGAHVPVIKMRFRGVQVDLLFASVCLAVVPEDLDLRDRSVLRGMDLATVRSVNGVRVADEILRLVPDAGAFRTTLRCVKLWAKARGVYSNVMGFPGGVAWAILVAFVCQLYPNAAPSVLVSRFFKVLAPWKWPNPVKLRDIEHDDDDLRLLVWDPRRNPRDRTHLMPVVTPAYPCMNSCYNVSHATLRTITQQLQIGNAVCQKIVASGAGWGALFEPFHFFKEYKSYLRVDVKVAGGGGEGDLREWKGWVESRLRQLVMRVETATAGMLLCHPNPQAYAAKPTDLQRTTSFFVGLSKPQPQPQEKEQQQPQVPFDLRETAEEFKRKVYMYVSWRPGMEVEVSHNRRKDLPSYVLEQILPAGHLKRKRPQDDDPSPSSSPASDDSESSSRHTKRVEAASTTGSLSDGTIEQRLV; via the coding sequence ATGGTCTCCCAGGCCACGGCCCCGGTGCTCCCCTTCGGCTCGTACCGCCTCGGCGTCCACGGCCGCGGCTCCGACATCGACGCCCTCGTCGTCGGCCCTTCCTACGTCGACCGCGACCACGACTTCTTCGGCGTCCTGGGCGGCGTGCTGTCCGAGATGACTGACGACGCCGTGACGGAGCTGCAGCCGGTCCCCGGCGCGCACGTGCCCGTCATCAAGATGCGGTTCCGCGGCGTGCAGGTGGACCTCCTCTTCGCCAGCGTGTGCCTGGCCGTGGTGCCCGAGGACCTGGACCTGCGCGACCGCTCCGTGCTCCGTGGCATGGACCTGGCCACGGTGCGCAGCGTCAACGGCGTGCGCGTGGCCGACGAGATCCTGCGGCTCGTCCCGGACGCGGGCGCCTTCCGCACCACGCTGCGCTGCGTCAAGCTCTGGGCCAAGGCGCGAGGCGTCTACTCCAACGTCATGGGGTTCCCCGGCGGCGTGGCGTGGGCGATCCTCGTGGCGTTCGTCTGCCAGCTCTACCCCAACGCCGCGCCCAGCGTGCTGGTGTCTCGCTTCTTCAAGGTCCTGGCTCCGTGGAAGTGGCCCAACCCCGTCAAGCTCCGGGACATCgagcacgacgacgacgatctCCGGCTCCTGGTGTGGGACCCGCGGAGGAACCCACGCGACCGGACCCACCTGATGCCCGTCGTCACCCCAGCCTACCCCTGCATGAACTCGTGTTACAACGTCTCGCACGCCACGCTGCGCACCATCACGCAGCAGCTCCAGATCGGCAATGCCGTCTGCCAGAAGATCGTcgcgtccggcgccgggtGGGGCGCGCTGTTCGAGCCGTTCCACTTCTTCAAGGAGTACAAGAGCTACCTGCGCGTGGACGTGAAGGTcgccgggggcggcggggagggcGATCTACGGGAGTGGAAGGGGTGGGTGGAGTCGCGGCTCAGGCAGCTGGTGATGAGGGTCGAGACGGCCACGGCCGGCATGCTGCTCTGTCATCCCAACCCGCAAGCCTACGCCGCCAAGCCAACTGATCTTCAGCGCACGACCTCCTTCTTCGTCGGCCTGTCCAAGCCACAGCCACAGCCAcaggagaaggagcagcagcagccccagGTACCGTTCGACCTACGAGAGACGGCGGAGGAGTTCAAGCGCAAGGTGTACATGTACGTGTCCTGGAGGCCCGGCATGGAGGTGGAAGTCTCGCACAACAGAAGGAAGGACCTGCCGTCCTACGTGCTGGAGCAGATCCTCCCAGCCGGCCATCTCAAGAGGAAACGACCACAAGACGATGATCCTtctccgtcgtcgtcgcctgcTTCCGATGACTCCGAGTCGAGCAGCCGGCACACCAAGAGGGTGGAGGCAGCAAGCACAACCGGATCGCTCTCTGATGGCACTATTGAACAGCGCCTTGTCtga
- the LOC100823226 gene encoding DNA replication ATP-dependent helicase/nuclease DNA2 isoform X2, with protein MAPRKRTAAASSKKPPPSQPSQPAKFGILQFFERQSQAPSQDAKRQKPDAKPEPMPPPPPPPPLPEEEELSEVSPEATKTLAPKRVKFSPGMLIQQSQDDGGGEVVSWKFSPVNDRLRTITSRQMPGMALRPCSNSEKHSSLEAMKKWHSSPLGMSRCTASARDPNLCGIGPSGCDGKQDFQSPFRTPPSLPYSCSELSAGVTSNGGPDQLGVGQHKKALLDLLDQVEDAIAEEELPVDAVNKGDQVTGGDSTDRNFSPIINSDPNLQSNKPLDAPSFDSYLVLEVSENHKGDSSSCDRYPVKVLRLLNEHCGKEYTVHLRDEWFRTTVGPGDTVSVIGEFGDQGKCIIDHDSNLVIIHPELLISGTRVASSFHCPRRSVLDDRIKSTEHSTSALMGTLLHQIFQAGLLEDVPSRQFLEQQAKEVLLKNMESLYACGASESNTYSILIEGIPKMLNWFKCFMKGSKCTNVDFGHTEGRKTVGVAEVMDIEEMAWAPRYGLKGIVDASVRSRVTCSGDSYDRVMPLEFKTGKGTSGQTAMEHSAQVILYTLLMTERYLNKDIDSGLLYYLHTDQTLGIKVKRSDLIGLIMRRNDLASEILKASISQSFPPMIQIPSSCNGCRHLTSCTIYHKAHGGTAATSGLGDLFDNLVNHLTVAHHNFLKHWDRLIDLEARISQVKKKEIFLPHHSNTESKNSAPCYFVLDVKNEHSIDSSGKSKRYIYNFVRQKMQPETAGQPEPQVESLDFTLKSGDCVVLSTQSGRIAVATGSIRDISRSHITVSLSRRLRLPGSSSLLEQGDLQRELWRIDKDEFSSSFATMRLNLIQLFAQNPQNSKIRKLVVDLEAPRFDSGGLLSQDPALSYLRSLTSLNDDQQRSLQKILAAKDYALILGMPGTGKTYTMVHAVKSFLRRGESILLTSYTNSAIDNLLMKLKSEGVDFIRIGRHEAVHPDVRAHCLSTTEVHSVDAIKTRMEQVQVVGVTCLGVYHPLLAHKKFDTCIMDEAGQITLPVSLGPLMLATKFVLVGDHYQLPPLVQSLEARENGMGVSLFWRLSEAHPQAISALRCQYRMSSGIMELSNSLIYGNRLSCGSLEIANSKLKFSGKGPVHLKLKEILNPDRAVIFANTDQVPALEAKEHRIVNNPTEAYIVSWITKQLLKRGVSQDEIGIITPYNAQANLIRQHVDSLVEVHTIDKYQGRDKECIIVSFVRSSGDSRASGSSLLGDWHRINVVLTRAKKKLIMVGSAGTLSSIPLLRLLVEQVAKCGGLLDLTNKDVHSIPELRSSRLNVQ; from the exons ATGGCTCCGCGGAagcgcacggcggcggcctcctcgaagaagccgccgccctcgcAGCCGTCGCAGCCCGCCAAGTTCGGCATCCTCCAGTTCTTTGAGCGCCAGTCTCAGGCCCCCTCTCAGGACGCCAAGCGTCAGAAGCCCGACGCTAAGCCCGAACCcatgccgcctccgcccccgccgcctccgctgccggaggaggaggagctgtcGGAGGTCTCGCCGGAGGCCACCAAGACTCTGGCGCCAAAGCGGGTCAAGTTTTCTCCCGGAATG TTGATCCAGCAGAGCCAGGACGATGGGGGCGGGGAGGTCGTAAGTTGGAAGTTCTCGCCGGTGAACGATCGCCTGCGCACTATCACATCAAGGCAGATGCCTGGGATGGCACTTCGCCCGTGCTCAAATAGCGAG AAACATTCATCACTCGAAGCTATGAAGAAGTGGCATTCATCTCCATTGGGCATGTCGAGGTGTACTGCTTCCGCACGCGATCCTAATCTGTGTGGTATTGGCCCAAGTGGTTGCGATGGCAAGCAGGATTTCCAGAGCCCATTTCGGACTCCACCATCACTGCCTTATAGCTGCTCTGAG CTGAGTGCTGGTGTTACTTCCAATGGAGGACCTGACCAGCTGGGAGTAGGGCAGCACAAAAAG GCACTACTGGATCTTCTAGATCAAGTCGAAGATGCAATTGCGGAAGAAGAATTGCCAGTAGATGCTGTGAACAAAGGAGATCAAGTCACAGGTGGGGATAGCACAGACAGAAATTTTTCCCCTATCATTAATAGCGATCCAAATCTCCAATCGAACAAGCCCCTTGATGCCCCATCTTTTGATAGTTATCTTGTGTTGGAG GTGTCAGAAAATCACAAAGGTGATAGTTCATCATGTGATCGCTATCCTGTTAAG GTTCTGCGTCTGCTGAATGAGCACTGCGGGAAAGAATACACAGTGCATTTGCGCGATGAATG GTTCCGTACTACTGTTGGGCCAGGCGACACAGTAAGTGTCATTGGAGAATTCGGTGACCAAGGAAAATGTATCATTGATCATGATAGCAATCTTGTTATTATCCATCCAGAGTTGCTCATTTCTGGAACACGG GTTGCTTCCAGTTTCCATTGTCCAAGAAGATCTGTTCTTGATGACAGAATAAAAAGCACAGAACATTCAACAAGTGCTTTGATGGGTACTCTGCTTCATCAAATCTTTCAG GCTGGGTTACTTGAGGATGTTCCTTCAAGGCAGTTTTTGGAACAACAGGCAAAAGAAGTCCTTTTGAAAAACATGGAGAGCTTATATGCATGTGGAG CTAGTGAAAGCAACACATATTCGATTCTTATTGAAGGAATCCCTAAAATGTTGAATTGGTTCAAGTGCTTTATGAAG GGTTCAAAATGTACCAATGTTGATTTTGGACATACTGAAGGACGGAAGACTGTTGGAGTAGCTGAG GTGATGGATATTGAGGAGATGGCATGGGCCCCAAGATATGGTTTGAAAGGGATTGTTGATGCTTCTGTTAGATCAAGGGTTACATGCAGTGGTGATTCATATGACAGAGTAATGCCATTGGAGTTTAAAACTGGTAAAGGGACTAGTGGTCAG ACAGCTATGGAACACTCTGCCCAGGTGATACTGTACACACTATTGATGACTGAGAG aTACTTGAACAAGGATATTGACTCAGGTCTTCTGTATTATCTTCACACGGACCAGACATTG GGTATCAAAGTTAAGAGGTCTGATTTAATTGGGCTAATAATGCGTCGGAACGATCTTGCCTCCGAGATCCTGAAGGCATCAATTTCACAGAGTTTTCCTCCAATGATACAG ATCCCATCATCATGTAATGGATGCAGACACCTGACTTCATGCACAATATATCACAAG GCGCATGGAGGCACCGCTGCAACTAGTGGGCTGGGGGATCTATTTGATAACCTTGTGAATCACTTAACAGTTGCCCATCACAACTTTCTTAAACATTGGGATAGATTGATTGATCTTGAAGCTAGAATTTCTCAG gtcaagaaaaaggaaattttCCTTCCTCATCATTCAAATACCGAGAGCAAGAATTCTGCCCCATGCTATTTCGTTCTTGATGTAAAAAATGAACACTCAATAGATTCATCTGGAAAAAGTAAAAGATACATATATAATTTTGTGCGTCAGAAGATGCAGCCTGAAACAGCTGGCCAGCCAGAACCGCAAGTTGAGAGCCTAGATTTCACCCTGAAATCCGGGGATTGTGTG GTACTTAGCACTCAATCTGGGCGGATAGCAGTTGCAACTGGATCTATAAGAGACATCAGCCGTTCCCATATAACG GTCTCTTTGTCACGTCGTCTGAGACTTCCAGGTAGTAGTTCCTTGTTAGAGCAAGGAGATCTCCAACGAGAGCTTTGGCGGATAGACAAGGATGAGTTTAGTTCTTCATTTGCAACCATGAG ACTCAACCTTATCCAACTATTTGCTCAGAATCCACAGAACTCTAAAATACGGAAGTTAGTTGTTGATCTCGAG GCTCCCAGGTTTGACAGTGGAGGATTGCTTAGCCAAGATCCGGCATTATCATACTTAAGATCACTGACGAGTTTGAACGACGACCAACAGAGATCACTGCAGAAA ATTCTAGCAGCAAAAGATTATGCTCTTATTCTAGGAATGCCTGGAACGGGCAAAACATACACAATGGTGCATGCTGTGAAGTCCTTTTTGAGGAGAGGAGAATCTATTTTGCTTACTTCATATACTAATTCAGCTATTGATAATTTGCTTATGAAGTTGAAGTCCGAG GGTGTAGATTTTATTAGAATCGGGAGGCATGAAGCTGTACATCCCGATGTCAGAGCCCACTGCTTATCAA CAACAGAGGTACATTCAGTAGATGCCATTAAAACAAGAATGGAGCAAGTGCAGGTTGTTGGAGTTACTTGTTTGGGAGTATATCATCCCTTACTAGCACATAAGAAGTTCGACACATGTATCATGGATGAAGCTGGGCAAATCACATTACCG GTATCATTGGGACCTCTGATGCTGGCAACAAAGTTTGTTCTAGTAGGAGACCATTATCAACTCCCTCCACTTGTTCAG AGCTTGGAAGCTCGAGAGAATGGGATGGGTGTTAGCTTATTTTGGAGGTTGTCAGAAGCACATCCTCAAGCAATTTCAGCACTACGATGCCAG TACCGAATGTCATCTGGTATTATGGAGCTCTCGAATTCGTTGATTTATGGCAATAGGTTATCCTGTGGTTCACTGGAAATTGCAAATTCCAAGCTCAAGTTTTCTGGCAAAGGACCAGTTCACTTAAAGTTGAAGGAG ATCTTGAACCCTGACAGGGCTGTCATCTTTGCCAACACAG ATCAAGTACCAGCGCTTGAGGCCAAGGAACATAGAATCGTGAACAACCCTACAGAAGCATACATTGTTTCATGG ATCACTAAACAATTGCTAAAGAGAGGTGTCTCACAAGATGAAATTGGTATAATAACCCCATATAATGCCCAAGCAAATCTCATTCGGCAACACGTAGACTCTCTGGTTGAGGTTCATACCATCGACAAATACCAG GGGAGGGATAAAGAATGTATCATCGTATCTTTTGTGCGATCTAGTGGGGATTCAAGGGCGAGTGGTTCTTCTTTGCTTGGTGATTGGCACAGGATCAATGTTGTCTTGACACGTGCAAAG AAAAAACTCATTATGGTTGGATCAGCTGGAACTCTTTCGTCAATCCCTTTGCTGAGGCTTCTAGTTGAACAGGTAGCCAAGTGTGGCGGTCTATTAGATCTGACAAATAAGGATGTACATTCTATCCCAGAGCTGAGGAGTTCCCGACTGAATGTACAGTAA
- the LOC100823226 gene encoding DNA replication ATP-dependent helicase/nuclease DNA2 isoform X1 — protein MAPRKRTAAASSKKPPPSQPSQPAKFGILQFFERQSQAPSQDAKRQKPDAKPEPMPPPPPPPPLPEEEELSEVSPEATKTLAPKRVKFSPGMLIQQSQDDGGGEVVSWKFSPVNDRLRTITSRQMPGMALRPCSNSEKHSSLEAMKKWHSSPLGMSRCTASARDPNLCGIGPSGCDGKQDFQSPFRTPPSLPYSCSEQLSAGVTSNGGPDQLGVGQHKKALLDLLDQVEDAIAEEELPVDAVNKGDQVTGGDSTDRNFSPIINSDPNLQSNKPLDAPSFDSYLVLEVSENHKGDSSSCDRYPVKVLRLLNEHCGKEYTVHLRDEWFRTTVGPGDTVSVIGEFGDQGKCIIDHDSNLVIIHPELLISGTRVASSFHCPRRSVLDDRIKSTEHSTSALMGTLLHQIFQAGLLEDVPSRQFLEQQAKEVLLKNMESLYACGASESNTYSILIEGIPKMLNWFKCFMKGSKCTNVDFGHTEGRKTVGVAEVMDIEEMAWAPRYGLKGIVDASVRSRVTCSGDSYDRVMPLEFKTGKGTSGQTAMEHSAQVILYTLLMTERYLNKDIDSGLLYYLHTDQTLGIKVKRSDLIGLIMRRNDLASEILKASISQSFPPMIQIPSSCNGCRHLTSCTIYHKAHGGTAATSGLGDLFDNLVNHLTVAHHNFLKHWDRLIDLEARISQVKKKEIFLPHHSNTESKNSAPCYFVLDVKNEHSIDSSGKSKRYIYNFVRQKMQPETAGQPEPQVESLDFTLKSGDCVVLSTQSGRIAVATGSIRDISRSHITVSLSRRLRLPGSSSLLEQGDLQRELWRIDKDEFSSSFATMRLNLIQLFAQNPQNSKIRKLVVDLEAPRFDSGGLLSQDPALSYLRSLTSLNDDQQRSLQKILAAKDYALILGMPGTGKTYTMVHAVKSFLRRGESILLTSYTNSAIDNLLMKLKSEGVDFIRIGRHEAVHPDVRAHCLSTTEVHSVDAIKTRMEQVQVVGVTCLGVYHPLLAHKKFDTCIMDEAGQITLPVSLGPLMLATKFVLVGDHYQLPPLVQSLEARENGMGVSLFWRLSEAHPQAISALRCQYRMSSGIMELSNSLIYGNRLSCGSLEIANSKLKFSGKGPVHLKLKEILNPDRAVIFANTDQVPALEAKEHRIVNNPTEAYIVSWITKQLLKRGVSQDEIGIITPYNAQANLIRQHVDSLVEVHTIDKYQGRDKECIIVSFVRSSGDSRASGSSLLGDWHRINVVLTRAKKKLIMVGSAGTLSSIPLLRLLVEQVAKCGGLLDLTNKDVHSIPELRSSRLNVQ, from the exons ATGGCTCCGCGGAagcgcacggcggcggcctcctcgaagaagccgccgccctcgcAGCCGTCGCAGCCCGCCAAGTTCGGCATCCTCCAGTTCTTTGAGCGCCAGTCTCAGGCCCCCTCTCAGGACGCCAAGCGTCAGAAGCCCGACGCTAAGCCCGAACCcatgccgcctccgcccccgccgcctccgctgccggaggaggaggagctgtcGGAGGTCTCGCCGGAGGCCACCAAGACTCTGGCGCCAAAGCGGGTCAAGTTTTCTCCCGGAATG TTGATCCAGCAGAGCCAGGACGATGGGGGCGGGGAGGTCGTAAGTTGGAAGTTCTCGCCGGTGAACGATCGCCTGCGCACTATCACATCAAGGCAGATGCCTGGGATGGCACTTCGCCCGTGCTCAAATAGCGAG AAACATTCATCACTCGAAGCTATGAAGAAGTGGCATTCATCTCCATTGGGCATGTCGAGGTGTACTGCTTCCGCACGCGATCCTAATCTGTGTGGTATTGGCCCAAGTGGTTGCGATGGCAAGCAGGATTTCCAGAGCCCATTTCGGACTCCACCATCACTGCCTTATAGCTGCTCTGAG CAGCTGAGTGCTGGTGTTACTTCCAATGGAGGACCTGACCAGCTGGGAGTAGGGCAGCACAAAAAG GCACTACTGGATCTTCTAGATCAAGTCGAAGATGCAATTGCGGAAGAAGAATTGCCAGTAGATGCTGTGAACAAAGGAGATCAAGTCACAGGTGGGGATAGCACAGACAGAAATTTTTCCCCTATCATTAATAGCGATCCAAATCTCCAATCGAACAAGCCCCTTGATGCCCCATCTTTTGATAGTTATCTTGTGTTGGAG GTGTCAGAAAATCACAAAGGTGATAGTTCATCATGTGATCGCTATCCTGTTAAG GTTCTGCGTCTGCTGAATGAGCACTGCGGGAAAGAATACACAGTGCATTTGCGCGATGAATG GTTCCGTACTACTGTTGGGCCAGGCGACACAGTAAGTGTCATTGGAGAATTCGGTGACCAAGGAAAATGTATCATTGATCATGATAGCAATCTTGTTATTATCCATCCAGAGTTGCTCATTTCTGGAACACGG GTTGCTTCCAGTTTCCATTGTCCAAGAAGATCTGTTCTTGATGACAGAATAAAAAGCACAGAACATTCAACAAGTGCTTTGATGGGTACTCTGCTTCATCAAATCTTTCAG GCTGGGTTACTTGAGGATGTTCCTTCAAGGCAGTTTTTGGAACAACAGGCAAAAGAAGTCCTTTTGAAAAACATGGAGAGCTTATATGCATGTGGAG CTAGTGAAAGCAACACATATTCGATTCTTATTGAAGGAATCCCTAAAATGTTGAATTGGTTCAAGTGCTTTATGAAG GGTTCAAAATGTACCAATGTTGATTTTGGACATACTGAAGGACGGAAGACTGTTGGAGTAGCTGAG GTGATGGATATTGAGGAGATGGCATGGGCCCCAAGATATGGTTTGAAAGGGATTGTTGATGCTTCTGTTAGATCAAGGGTTACATGCAGTGGTGATTCATATGACAGAGTAATGCCATTGGAGTTTAAAACTGGTAAAGGGACTAGTGGTCAG ACAGCTATGGAACACTCTGCCCAGGTGATACTGTACACACTATTGATGACTGAGAG aTACTTGAACAAGGATATTGACTCAGGTCTTCTGTATTATCTTCACACGGACCAGACATTG GGTATCAAAGTTAAGAGGTCTGATTTAATTGGGCTAATAATGCGTCGGAACGATCTTGCCTCCGAGATCCTGAAGGCATCAATTTCACAGAGTTTTCCTCCAATGATACAG ATCCCATCATCATGTAATGGATGCAGACACCTGACTTCATGCACAATATATCACAAG GCGCATGGAGGCACCGCTGCAACTAGTGGGCTGGGGGATCTATTTGATAACCTTGTGAATCACTTAACAGTTGCCCATCACAACTTTCTTAAACATTGGGATAGATTGATTGATCTTGAAGCTAGAATTTCTCAG gtcaagaaaaaggaaattttCCTTCCTCATCATTCAAATACCGAGAGCAAGAATTCTGCCCCATGCTATTTCGTTCTTGATGTAAAAAATGAACACTCAATAGATTCATCTGGAAAAAGTAAAAGATACATATATAATTTTGTGCGTCAGAAGATGCAGCCTGAAACAGCTGGCCAGCCAGAACCGCAAGTTGAGAGCCTAGATTTCACCCTGAAATCCGGGGATTGTGTG GTACTTAGCACTCAATCTGGGCGGATAGCAGTTGCAACTGGATCTATAAGAGACATCAGCCGTTCCCATATAACG GTCTCTTTGTCACGTCGTCTGAGACTTCCAGGTAGTAGTTCCTTGTTAGAGCAAGGAGATCTCCAACGAGAGCTTTGGCGGATAGACAAGGATGAGTTTAGTTCTTCATTTGCAACCATGAG ACTCAACCTTATCCAACTATTTGCTCAGAATCCACAGAACTCTAAAATACGGAAGTTAGTTGTTGATCTCGAG GCTCCCAGGTTTGACAGTGGAGGATTGCTTAGCCAAGATCCGGCATTATCATACTTAAGATCACTGACGAGTTTGAACGACGACCAACAGAGATCACTGCAGAAA ATTCTAGCAGCAAAAGATTATGCTCTTATTCTAGGAATGCCTGGAACGGGCAAAACATACACAATGGTGCATGCTGTGAAGTCCTTTTTGAGGAGAGGAGAATCTATTTTGCTTACTTCATATACTAATTCAGCTATTGATAATTTGCTTATGAAGTTGAAGTCCGAG GGTGTAGATTTTATTAGAATCGGGAGGCATGAAGCTGTACATCCCGATGTCAGAGCCCACTGCTTATCAA CAACAGAGGTACATTCAGTAGATGCCATTAAAACAAGAATGGAGCAAGTGCAGGTTGTTGGAGTTACTTGTTTGGGAGTATATCATCCCTTACTAGCACATAAGAAGTTCGACACATGTATCATGGATGAAGCTGGGCAAATCACATTACCG GTATCATTGGGACCTCTGATGCTGGCAACAAAGTTTGTTCTAGTAGGAGACCATTATCAACTCCCTCCACTTGTTCAG AGCTTGGAAGCTCGAGAGAATGGGATGGGTGTTAGCTTATTTTGGAGGTTGTCAGAAGCACATCCTCAAGCAATTTCAGCACTACGATGCCAG TACCGAATGTCATCTGGTATTATGGAGCTCTCGAATTCGTTGATTTATGGCAATAGGTTATCCTGTGGTTCACTGGAAATTGCAAATTCCAAGCTCAAGTTTTCTGGCAAAGGACCAGTTCACTTAAAGTTGAAGGAG ATCTTGAACCCTGACAGGGCTGTCATCTTTGCCAACACAG ATCAAGTACCAGCGCTTGAGGCCAAGGAACATAGAATCGTGAACAACCCTACAGAAGCATACATTGTTTCATGG ATCACTAAACAATTGCTAAAGAGAGGTGTCTCACAAGATGAAATTGGTATAATAACCCCATATAATGCCCAAGCAAATCTCATTCGGCAACACGTAGACTCTCTGGTTGAGGTTCATACCATCGACAAATACCAG GGGAGGGATAAAGAATGTATCATCGTATCTTTTGTGCGATCTAGTGGGGATTCAAGGGCGAGTGGTTCTTCTTTGCTTGGTGATTGGCACAGGATCAATGTTGTCTTGACACGTGCAAAG AAAAAACTCATTATGGTTGGATCAGCTGGAACTCTTTCGTCAATCCCTTTGCTGAGGCTTCTAGTTGAACAGGTAGCCAAGTGTGGCGGTCTATTAGATCTGACAAATAAGGATGTACATTCTATCCCAGAGCTGAGGAGTTCCCGACTGAATGTACAGTAA
- the LOC100846061 gene encoding uncharacterized protein LOC100846061, whose protein sequence is MRCKRHPYECGVGVCASCLRDRLLALAAAQNEASSLPPAPPTPDQPAVQLFPRSVSPYVSRRKSDASVPGSWKRHPSRLFFRTPQVGPSYGVGTGFEEGDIGGFQIKPPRPRRSKLSALAALFGHRPGSKGGAREERRHGSWLAGIMPRGRRKKAPVRTASPHRRSPPRAVSDYRGLSPARCSVTDEEGSGESSSLAADSPWRPSPSPMRKAPCRRFHGGAGPGVSVCISPLVRPSSARHHRGVNPPDVPAVSGELRPSPHHRLSSLHHCRSWKLADGGRFR, encoded by the coding sequence ATGAGGTGCAAGAGGCACCCGTACGAGTGCGGGGTCGGCGTGTGCGCGTCCTGCCTCCGCGaccgcctcctcgcgctcgccgccgcgcagAACGaagcttcctccctgccgccggcgccgccaacgCCGGATCAGCCTGCAGTCCAGCTCTTCCCGCGCTCCGTGTCGCCGTACGTGTCCCGCCGGAAGTCTGACGCCTCGGTCCCGGGGTCGTGGAAGAGGCACCCGAGCCGCCTCTTCTTCCGGACGCCCCAGGTGGGGCCTTCCTATGGCGTCGGAACCGGCTTCGAGGAAGGCGACATAGGAGGATTCCAGATCaagccgccgcggccacgccGTAGCAAGCTctccgccctcgccgcgctcTTCGGCCACCGCCCAGGGTCGAAGGGCGGTGCCAGGGAGGAACGGAGGCACGGATCTTGGCTCGCGGGGATCATGCCACGTGGTCgccggaagaaggcgccgGTACGCACCGCATCGCCGCATCGGCGCTCTCCGCCCCGCGCGGTCAGCGACTACCGGGGGCTCTCGCCAGCGAGGTGCTCTGTCACCGACGAAGAAGGCAGCGGGGAGAGCAGCTCCCTGGCGGCGGATTCGCCGTGGCGGCCTTCCCCGTCGCCGATGCGGAAAGCTCCCTGCCGCCGCTTCCACGGAGGCGCCGGGCCCGGTGTCTCGGTGTGCATCAGCCCGCTCGTGCGGCCCAGCTCGGCCCGGCACCACCGGGGGGTGAATCCGCCAGACGTCCCCGCCGTGTCCGGAGAGCTCCGGCCGTCGCCCCACCACCGGCTCTCCTCGCTCCACCACTGCCGCTCCTGGAAGCtcgccgacggcggccgcttccggTGA